A genomic segment from Amycolatopsis camponoti encodes:
- a CDS encoding MFS transporter — MTRRPGAVLALLAFAQLIISLDYNIVYVALPDIGRELGFSAQSLQWVVSAYAVAFGGFLLLGGRACDLFGPRRVFAAGCALYAGSSLVGGLAGDPGLLVGARAGQGLGGALLFPATLTLVGTLFAAGRDRNRAFAVWGTAGGSGMILGSLLGGVLTQVSGWAAVFFVNVPLAAAAAVLAFALLPGDPAREPGRRFDLGGALTATLGTTSVVFALVEGPELGWTSVVVPASAGFALLAAFAVIERRSRDPLLPLRLLRERNLGTGVVVTFLYMGTFGTLLYFLTAYFQGVHGYGALATGLAFGVPMVAIAAGSQAAGRLATRYGTRPTLVVSLLAGGAGAALLGLSMTAEASYLAVVPALVVLGLGQGAGYTLMFGAAAAGIPVTAQGIASGVASTAQQVGGTVGLAVFVAVANAGTSEVDGLRTAVLLAAAGIAMTALAALRFRGSRPGVAIPA, encoded by the coding sequence GTGACCCGCCGCCCGGGCGCGGTGCTGGCACTGCTGGCGTTCGCGCAGCTGATCATCTCCCTCGACTACAACATCGTGTACGTGGCACTGCCGGACATCGGCCGCGAACTCGGCTTCTCCGCCCAGAGCCTGCAGTGGGTGGTGAGCGCGTACGCCGTGGCGTTCGGCGGGTTCCTCCTGCTGGGCGGCCGGGCGTGCGACCTGTTCGGCCCGCGCCGGGTGTTCGCCGCCGGGTGCGCGCTCTACGCCGGGTCTTCGCTGGTGGGCGGGTTGGCCGGGGACCCCGGCCTGCTCGTCGGCGCCCGGGCCGGGCAGGGCCTGGGCGGGGCGCTGCTCTTCCCCGCGACGCTGACACTGGTCGGCACGCTGTTCGCGGCCGGCCGCGACCGCAACCGCGCGTTCGCGGTGTGGGGTACCGCGGGCGGCAGCGGGATGATCCTCGGTTCGCTGCTCGGCGGCGTGCTGACGCAGGTGTCCGGCTGGGCGGCGGTGTTCTTCGTGAACGTCCCGTTGGCCGCGGCGGCCGCGGTGCTGGCCTTCGCGCTCTTGCCCGGCGACCCCGCCCGGGAGCCCGGCCGCCGGTTCGACCTCGGCGGCGCGCTGACCGCGACGCTGGGGACGACGTCGGTGGTGTTCGCGCTGGTCGAAGGCCCCGAGCTGGGCTGGACGTCGGTGGTGGTCCCGGCTTCCGCCGGCTTCGCGCTGCTGGCCGCGTTCGCGGTGATCGAGCGCCGCAGCCGCGACCCGCTGTTGCCGTTGCGGCTCCTGCGGGAGCGCAACCTCGGCACCGGGGTTGTCGTGACGTTCCTCTACATGGGCACGTTCGGGACGCTGCTGTACTTCCTCACCGCGTACTTCCAGGGCGTGCACGGCTACGGCGCGCTGGCGACCGGGCTGGCGTTCGGCGTCCCGATGGTCGCGATCGCGGCGGGTTCGCAGGCGGCCGGCCGGCTGGCCACCCGCTACGGCACGCGTCCGACGCTGGTGGTTTCCTTGCTCGCCGGCGGAGCTGGGGCGGCATTGCTGGGGCTGTCGATGACCGCGGAGGCGTCGTACCTCGCGGTGGTCCCCGCACTGGTGGTGCTCGGGCTGGGCCAGGGAGCGGGCTACACGCTGATGTTCGGTGCGGCGGCCGCCGGGATTCCGGTGACGGCGCAGGGAATCGCGTCCGGAGTGGCGTCGACGGCCCAGCAGGTCGGCGGAACGGTCGGGCTGGCGGTGTTCGTGGCCGTGGCCAACGCGGGAACGTCCGAAGTGGACGGTCTGCGCACGGCGGTGCTGCTGGCCGCGGCGGGCATCGCGATGACCGCGCTGGCGGCGCTGCGGTTCCGCGGCTCCCGGCCGGGGGTGGCGATCCCGGCCTGA
- a CDS encoding carboxymuconolactone decarboxylase family protein, with product MTNSRLNFAKSAPKAFKALIGFDAAARAGLDPALVELVQIRASQLNRCAYCLHMHTSDARKAGESEERLHMVAVWHEAGHFFSEKEQAALALTEAVTLISGGVPDDVYARAAGQFAEDELAQLLALIFTINTWNRIAITTAKVPGTDERVAR from the coding sequence ATGACGAACTCCCGCCTCAACTTCGCCAAGTCCGCTCCGAAGGCCTTCAAGGCCCTGATCGGCTTCGACGCCGCCGCCCGCGCCGGCCTGGACCCCGCGCTGGTCGAGCTGGTCCAGATCCGCGCGTCGCAGCTCAACCGCTGCGCCTACTGCCTGCACATGCACACCTCCGACGCCCGCAAGGCCGGCGAGAGCGAGGAGCGGCTGCACATGGTCGCCGTGTGGCACGAGGCCGGTCACTTCTTCAGCGAAAAGGAACAGGCCGCGCTGGCCCTCACCGAAGCGGTGACCCTCATCTCCGGCGGCGTCCCCGACGACGTCTACGCCCGGGCCGCCGGCCAGTTCGCGGAAGACGAACTGGCGCAGCTGCTCGCGCTGATCTTCACCATCAACACGTGGAACCGCATCGCCATCACGACGGCGAAGGTGCCCGGCACGGACGAGCGGGTGGCCCGGTGA
- a CDS encoding GNAT family N-acetyltransferase, with the protein MAAVLTVPGHERMPCHLETERLILRPWTESDAGALGALHAERGNGTPEVEDIRALIAKQLAATAKTGIALLPIRRRDEGDFIGYCGLIIGRSTLEEPEIAYELFRRAHGRGYATEAAEAVLGAAKATGRQRLWSTVGAGNTPSLRVLEKLGFERDHVSTEDNGEVVWLTRSLL; encoded by the coding sequence GTGGCAGCCGTCCTGACCGTGCCCGGCCACGAGCGGATGCCGTGCCACCTCGAGACCGAGCGGCTGATCCTGCGGCCGTGGACCGAATCCGACGCCGGCGCGCTCGGCGCCCTGCACGCCGAACGCGGCAACGGGACACCGGAGGTCGAGGACATCCGGGCCCTCATCGCGAAGCAGCTCGCCGCGACGGCGAAGACCGGAATCGCCCTGCTGCCGATCCGGCGCCGGGACGAAGGCGACTTCATCGGCTACTGCGGCTTGATCATCGGCCGTTCCACCCTCGAGGAGCCCGAGATCGCGTACGAACTGTTCCGGCGCGCGCACGGGCGCGGCTACGCCACGGAGGCCGCCGAAGCGGTGCTCGGCGCCGCGAAAGCGACCGGGCGGCAACGGCTCTGGTCGACCGTCGGCGCCGGGAACACCCCGTCGCTCCGCGTCCTCGAAAAGCTCGGGTTCGAGCGGGATCACGTTTCCACCGAGGACAACGGTGAAGTGGTCTGGCTCACGCGCTCGCTGCTATGA
- a CDS encoding VOC family protein — MERVLGIGGYFIRAADPAALGAWYRDCLGLDAGSAEVWQQEAGPTVFAPFEAATDYFGARSQQTMLNFRVRDLDAMLAQLRENGAEVAEETQDMNGIGRFGWVTDPEGNRIELWQPS, encoded by the coding sequence ATGGAACGCGTGCTCGGCATCGGTGGGTACTTCATCCGCGCGGCGGACCCGGCGGCCCTGGGTGCCTGGTACCGGGACTGCCTCGGCCTCGACGCCGGCTCGGCCGAAGTGTGGCAGCAAGAGGCCGGGCCCACGGTCTTCGCGCCGTTCGAGGCCGCGACCGACTACTTCGGCGCCCGGTCGCAGCAGACCATGCTCAACTTCCGGGTCCGCGACCTCGACGCGATGCTCGCGCAGCTTCGCGAGAACGGCGCCGAAGTGGCCGAGGAGACCCAGGACATGAACGGCATCGGCCGGTTCGGCTGGGTCACCGATCCCGAAGGCAACCGCATAGAGCTGTGGCAGCCGTCCTGA
- a CDS encoding MFS transporter, translating into MSSSVSLSTTSTRWDARLWGVLLTVSIVIGLDALDVSMVGVALPAIQADLGLSTNALQWVVSGYVLGYGGLLLLGGRTADLLGRRRVFLVAVAVFALASLLGGLVDDGALLIASRFIKGLAAAFTAPAALSIITTTFQEGPARNKAISIFAVFGASGYSAGLVFSGLLTEVGWRWTFLLPAPIALVALVAAWKLIPSYAKEEGRGYDFPGAITGAAGSLLLVFGVVEAPEIGWAAPRTLITFAVALALLVTFVVIEKRSSHPLLRLGILRSGPLARANLGGALFFGAYIGFQFVVMLYLQRVLGWSALQTALGFLPAALIVAFGSPRIEPLIDRVGTPRTIFAGVVAHVLGYALFLRVDEHSGYAAFVLPSMILLGIGFTLAFSSLNIQATAGISDSEQGLAGGLLNTSLQVGGAIGLAVVTAVLTANGGREASPAALLTGLTPALSVVTGIAVLGLLIAISGLVARKREAEEPVLEPEDLLALAD; encoded by the coding sequence ATGAGCTCTTCCGTGTCCTTGTCCACCACCTCGACCCGGTGGGACGCACGTCTCTGGGGTGTCCTGCTCACCGTTTCGATCGTCATCGGCCTCGACGCGCTCGACGTGTCGATGGTCGGGGTCGCGCTCCCCGCCATCCAGGCCGACCTCGGCCTGTCCACCAACGCGCTGCAATGGGTCGTCAGCGGCTACGTCCTGGGCTACGGCGGCCTGCTGCTGCTCGGCGGGCGCACCGCCGACCTGCTCGGCCGGCGTCGCGTGTTCCTGGTCGCCGTCGCCGTGTTCGCGCTGGCCTCGCTGCTCGGCGGCCTCGTCGACGACGGCGCGCTGCTCATCGCGAGCCGCTTCATCAAGGGCCTGGCCGCCGCGTTCACCGCCCCGGCCGCCCTGTCCATCATCACCACGACGTTCCAGGAAGGCCCGGCCCGCAACAAGGCGATCAGCATCTTCGCCGTGTTCGGGGCGAGCGGCTACTCCGCCGGGCTCGTGTTCTCCGGCCTGCTGACCGAGGTCGGCTGGCGCTGGACGTTCCTGCTGCCCGCGCCGATCGCGCTGGTCGCCCTGGTCGCCGCGTGGAAGCTGATTCCGAGCTACGCGAAGGAAGAGGGCCGCGGCTACGACTTCCCGGGCGCCATCACCGGCGCCGCCGGCTCGCTGCTGCTGGTGTTCGGCGTCGTCGAGGCACCCGAGATCGGCTGGGCCGCGCCGCGCACGCTGATCACGTTCGCCGTCGCGCTCGCGTTGCTGGTGACGTTCGTGGTCATCGAGAAGCGCAGCAGCCACCCGTTGCTGCGCCTGGGAATTCTTCGCTCGGGACCGCTCGCGAGGGCGAACCTCGGCGGCGCGCTGTTCTTCGGCGCGTACATCGGGTTCCAGTTCGTCGTGATGCTGTACCTGCAGCGGGTGCTCGGCTGGTCGGCGCTGCAGACCGCGCTCGGCTTCCTGCCGGCGGCGCTGATCGTGGCGTTCGGCTCGCCGCGCATCGAGCCGCTGATCGACCGCGTCGGCACGCCGCGCACGATCTTCGCGGGCGTCGTCGCGCACGTGCTGGGTTACGCGCTGTTCCTGCGGGTGGACGAGCACTCGGGGTACGCGGCGTTCGTGCTGCCCAGCATGATCCTGCTCGGCATCGGCTTCACGCTGGCGTTCTCCTCGCTCAACATCCAGGCCACGGCCGGGATTTCGGACAGCGAGCAGGGGCTGGCGGGCGGCTTGCTGAACACGTCCCTCCAGGTCGGCGGCGCGATCGGGCTCGCGGTGGTGACGGCGGTCCTGACCGCCAACGGCGGCCGTGAGGCCTCCCCGGCAGCCCTGCTCACCGGCCTGACGCCGGCGCTGAGCGTGGTCACCGGCATCGCGGTGCTGGGGTTGCTGATCGCGATCAGCGGCCTGGTGGCCCGGAAGCGGGAGGCGGAGGAGCCGGTCCTGGAGCCGGAAGACCTGCTGGCTCTCGCGGACTGA
- a CDS encoding PLP-dependent aminotransferase family protein — translation MPESWVNLGERLGADLHLELAGTGGKRAALITALRDAVRAGRLAPGTRLPPYRSLAADLGLARNTVADAYAELVAEGWLTAVQGSGTRVAARAEPLPATRAPKNAPGPPVPRHNLRQGQPDATSFPRPEWLTAARRALSVAPHDAFGPGDPRGRRELREALAGYLARARGVRTSPERIVVCSGFAHALRLLFPAVLRGPLAVEAYGLAFHRSILAAAGVETIPLALDEKGARIEELDAPAVLLTPAHQFPTGGPLHHDSRTAVADHVRTTGGVLIEDDYDGEFRYDRKPVGAVQGLAPEHVVYAGSVSKSLSPALRLGWLVLPEHLVDAVLAVKGEREAWAGVLDQLTLAEFLGSGAYDKHIRRMRQRYRRRRDLLVEALAERAPHVVPTGIAAGLHAVLRLPPGSERSALKAAAWQGLALDGLAAFRHPGSTMSTMDGLVVGYATPPEHAYPAAIDALCRALPPAS, via the coding sequence GTGCCGGAATCATGGGTCAATCTGGGGGAGCGGCTCGGCGCCGACCTGCACCTCGAGCTGGCGGGCACCGGCGGCAAACGGGCCGCGCTCATCACCGCGCTGCGCGACGCCGTCCGCGCCGGACGCCTCGCCCCGGGCACCCGGCTCCCGCCCTACCGGTCGCTGGCCGCCGACCTCGGGCTGGCGCGCAACACCGTCGCCGACGCGTACGCCGAGCTGGTCGCCGAGGGCTGGCTGACCGCCGTCCAGGGCTCGGGCACCCGCGTCGCCGCGCGGGCCGAACCGCTCCCGGCCACCCGGGCGCCGAAGAACGCGCCGGGTCCTCCGGTGCCGCGGCACAACCTGCGGCAGGGCCAGCCGGACGCGACGTCGTTCCCGCGTCCGGAATGGCTCACCGCCGCGCGCCGAGCGCTGAGCGTCGCCCCGCACGACGCCTTCGGGCCCGGCGACCCGCGGGGACGGCGCGAACTGCGGGAAGCACTGGCCGGCTACCTCGCGCGAGCCCGCGGCGTGCGGACGTCACCGGAGCGGATCGTCGTGTGCTCGGGCTTCGCGCACGCGTTGCGGCTGCTGTTCCCGGCGGTGCTGCGCGGCCCGCTCGCCGTCGAGGCGTACGGCCTCGCGTTCCACCGCTCGATCCTCGCCGCGGCCGGCGTCGAGACGATTCCCCTTGCCCTGGACGAAAAAGGCGCCCGCATCGAGGAGCTGGACGCGCCGGCGGTGCTGCTGACGCCCGCGCACCAGTTTCCGACCGGCGGTCCGTTGCACCACGACAGCCGCACGGCGGTGGCCGACCACGTCCGCACGACCGGCGGCGTGCTCATCGAGGACGACTACGACGGCGAGTTCCGCTACGACCGCAAGCCCGTCGGCGCGGTCCAGGGTCTCGCCCCCGAGCACGTCGTCTACGCCGGTTCGGTGAGCAAGAGCCTTTCCCCGGCGCTGCGGCTCGGCTGGCTGGTGCTGCCGGAGCACCTCGTCGACGCCGTGCTGGCGGTGAAGGGGGAGCGCGAGGCGTGGGCGGGGGTGCTGGACCAGCTCACCCTGGCCGAGTTCCTGGGATCGGGGGCGTACGACAAGCACATCCGGCGGATGCGGCAACGGTACCGCCGCCGCCGCGATCTCCTCGTCGAGGCGCTGGCCGAACGGGCACCGCACGTGGTGCCGACCGGCATCGCCGCGGGGCTGCACGCGGTGCTGCGGCTGCCGCCCGGCTCCGAGCGGTCCGCGCTGAAAGCCGCCGCGTGGCAAGGGCTGGCGCTGGACGGCCTGGCGGCGTTCCGGCACCCGGGCAGCACGATGTCCACAATGGACGGACTGGTGGTCGGCTACGCGACGCCGCCGGAACACGCGTACCCGGCGGCGATCGACGCGCTGTGCCGCGCACTCCCGCCCGCGTCATAG
- a CDS encoding MarR family winged helix-turn-helix transcriptional regulator translates to MSDVAEQGLVQEWHELLARYSAVFTTLECRLQERHGIGANEFEALERLATCDFKCRSADLTGAIHLSQSATSRLVARLEKEGLVERALCEVDRRGIFVTLTDAGRERYLAAKRTHREVLNETLR, encoded by the coding sequence GTGAGCGACGTCGCTGAGCAGGGTCTGGTCCAGGAGTGGCACGAGTTGCTGGCCCGCTACTCGGCCGTGTTCACCACGCTCGAGTGCCGCCTGCAGGAGCGCCACGGGATCGGCGCGAACGAGTTCGAAGCCCTGGAACGGCTCGCGACCTGCGACTTCAAGTGCCGCTCGGCCGACCTCACCGGCGCCATCCACCTCAGCCAGAGCGCCACTTCCCGGCTGGTCGCCCGCCTCGAGAAGGAAGGCCTGGTCGAGCGCGCGCTGTGCGAGGTCGACCGGCGCGGCATCTTCGTGACCCTCACCGACGCCGGCCGCGAGCGCTACCTCGCGGCGAAGCGGACGCACCGCGAGGTGCTCAACGAGACCCTGCGCTGA